From the genome of Triticum aestivum cultivar Chinese Spring chromosome 3B, IWGSC CS RefSeq v2.1, whole genome shotgun sequence, one region includes:
- the LOC123067246 gene encoding uncharacterized protein yields the protein MGNANSKAPEEKKVSDVPVPPLADLHSQGSQGHNVDGNVDEYNPAIIPVADNVDNYQMTPDLEAHKETDGTGMTRLEQDELANLTKHPLSEITIVDQPGHASLHNPSISFCSHDVASFPGPSTLTDICARGLAGSSFGMIRHVHHGQ from the exons ATGGGAAATGCAAATAGCAAGGCACCGGAAGAGAAAAAGGTGTCAGATGTGCCTGTACCCCCTCTTGCTGACCTACATTCACAAGGGAGCCAAG GCCATAATGTTGACGGAAATGTTGATGAATACAACCCAGCAATCATTCCCGTAGCTGACAATGTTGACAATTATCAAATGACTCCAG ACTTGGAAGCACACAAGGAAACAGATGGAACTGGCATGACACGGTTAGAGCAGGACGAGCTTGCAAACCTAACCAAACACCCTCTTTCTGAGATAACAATTGTTGATCAGCctgggcatgcgagtttac ACAACCCATCAATCTCCTTCTGTAGCCATGATGTTGCTTCGTTCCCTGGTCCAAGTACTCTCACAGATATCTGTGCCCGCGGCCTTGCAGGAAGTTCATTTGGTATGATCCGACACGTGCATCATGGACAGTGA